In a genomic window of Sulfurisphaera tokodaii str. 7:
- a CDS encoding DUF447 domain-containing protein: protein MDSVKNIINFVFPYDGIYEVILGSNGVKPNLAPIGIIKDGNTLKSKVYKDTLTFSNLIKYQKCSLNIITDSRVFFEAFFNELKIEDYIDNIPIIPVGVVFLANCYYEKLENPTYFFYDLIDYKKYGEFYHAFNRGNSMLIDLLIHVSRLDIYSKEDIEKYLPIIKYEIDIIRKTMPNDIKIIEKIKELMLQKGLKI from the coding sequence ATGGACTCAGTAAAAAATATCATAAATTTTGTTTTTCCATATGATGGAATTTATGAAGTTATTTTAGGATCAAATGGAGTTAAACCAAACTTAGCTCCAATAGGTATAATTAAGGATGGAAATACTTTGAAATCAAAAGTTTATAAAGACACACTTACTTTTTCTAATTTAATTAAATATCAAAAGTGTTCTCTAAATATAATAACTGATTCAAGAGTGTTCTTTGAAGCATTTTTTAATGAGCTTAAAATAGAGGACTATATAGATAATATTCCTATAATTCCCGTAGGAGTAGTCTTTTTAGCTAATTGTTATTATGAAAAACTAGAAAATCCTACTTATTTCTTTTATGATTTGATTGATTATAAAAAATACGGAGAGTTTTACCATGCATTCAACAGAGGAAATTCTATGTTAATTGATCTGTTAATACACGTTTCTAGATTGGATATATATAGCAAAGAAGACATTGAAAAATATTTACCTATAATAAAATATGAGATTGACATTATACGTAAAACTATGCCAAATGACATAAAAATTATTGAAAAAATTAAGGAACTTATGTTACAGAAAGGGTTAAAAATTTAA
- a CDS encoding M28 family peptidase codes for MTLRERVKELSKYGELIAGDKKERLIVDKIKEYFEVNKITTYINPQNVLKWEEKEIELECEGIKIEAISLPYSPSIDVETSDYQVIKINNILDINKYYRNNSNKILVFTQDDLMRKIVLKNGTPLSHLPQNPPKLPAFYIRYKDANQIKGKCRFFLKSSFEDSIGYTIEGIIPGKTEDKIYVTAHHDHWFKGEHDDLISVSILPELKSEKYELHLISFTAEESGCFFSSFSWACGSYNFLRSNKIDAKLSISLDNLTLNSKFFVTPGLFKYFKNAVQYPSPYTDSYNFLKRGIPTISMSDIDYPYYHSEADEISETENYEEIVKLLNVFLSNEITINPQELVNVIFDTPLPIEIKELALNLIERGKYNELLKFYGSVLDLSKNTIQTYLFHKLVGINKAYQNSVAIEDFVELRNYCEDEICSKLYEKFLYYLQKEITNEYLIQLKNLF; via the coding sequence ATGACATTAAGAGAAAGAGTTAAAGAGTTATCAAAATACGGAGAATTAATAGCTGGTGATAAAAAGGAAAGATTGATAGTTGATAAAATAAAGGAATATTTTGAGGTTAATAAAATAACAACTTACATTAATCCTCAAAATGTATTAAAATGGGAGGAGAAGGAAATAGAGCTAGAATGTGAAGGAATAAAAATCGAGGCTATCTCTTTACCTTACTCTCCTTCAATAGATGTAGAAACTTCAGATTATCAAGTCATTAAAATTAATAATATCTTAGATATTAATAAATATTATAGAAATAATAGTAATAAAATTTTAGTCTTTACACAAGATGATTTAATGAGAAAAATTGTTCTGAAAAACGGGACTCCTCTTTCTCACTTACCTCAAAATCCGCCCAAGTTACCAGCATTTTATATAAGGTATAAAGATGCAAATCAAATAAAAGGAAAATGTAGATTTTTCTTAAAATCATCTTTTGAGGATTCAATAGGATATACAATTGAAGGAATAATACCAGGTAAAACTGAGGATAAGATCTATGTGACCGCTCATCATGATCATTGGTTTAAGGGGGAACATGATGATTTAATTTCAGTCTCCATATTACCAGAATTAAAAAGTGAAAAATACGAATTACACTTAATTTCTTTTACAGCAGAAGAAAGTGGATGTTTTTTCAGTAGTTTTTCGTGGGCTTGTGGTTCATATAATTTTTTGAGGTCAAATAAAATAGATGCAAAATTATCTATAAGTTTAGATAACTTAACCTTAAATTCAAAATTTTTTGTAACTCCAGGTCTTTTTAAGTATTTTAAAAATGCTGTCCAGTACCCTTCACCTTATACCGATTCTTATAACTTTTTAAAGAGGGGAATTCCTACAATTTCGATGTCGGATATAGATTATCCATATTATCATTCAGAAGCTGATGAGATCAGTGAAACTGAGAATTATGAAGAAATAGTAAAGCTTTTAAATGTATTTCTCTCCAACGAGATTACAATAAATCCACAAGAGCTTGTTAACGTAATATTTGATACGCCATTACCTATAGAAATTAAGGAGTTAGCATTAAATTTGATAGAGCGTGGAAAGTATAATGAACTTTTAAAATTTTACGGAAGTGTATTAGATTTAAGCAAGAATACAATACAGACTTATTTATTTCATAAACTTGTTGGCATCAATAAAGCATACCAAAATAGTGTAGCAATAGAAGATTTTGTGGAATTAAGAAATTACTGTGAAGATGAAATATGCAGCAAACTTTATGAGAAATTTCTGTATTACTTACAAAAAGAAATTACAAATGAATATCTAATTCAACTAAAAAATCTCTTCTAA
- a CDS encoding HAD family hydrolase, whose protein sequence is MEEFNIFKDVKAIFFDFDNTLVSFDNLSNQALLKVADDILDYIRENYPNVNVDRDELSKTLIEIAKKLDEEGVYDRRLWWEEVLKKYSVKAEMEDLYEWTQIYWSIAGNNTPYEDSLDAIEYLKRKGFKLGIITNSDGEWGNKKQRINRFPLVSYFDIITISGENNIKPKPNVQPFILSCEKLNLSVNQCLMVGDDPIKDCLAAKKAGLYSILVDREGKVKFAELYADFVIQNLKQLEEIF, encoded by the coding sequence ATGGAAGAGTTCAACATATTTAAGGATGTTAAGGCTATATTTTTTGACTTTGATAACACTTTAGTTTCTTTTGATAACCTTTCTAATCAAGCTTTACTTAAGGTGGCAGATGATATATTGGATTACATTAGAGAAAATTATCCTAATGTAAATGTAGATCGTGATGAGCTCTCAAAGACGCTTATAGAAATAGCGAAAAAACTAGATGAAGAAGGGGTTTATGACAGAAGACTATGGTGGGAGGAAGTATTAAAGAAATATAGTGTAAAGGCAGAGATGGAAGATTTATACGAGTGGACTCAAATATACTGGAGTATAGCTGGAAACAATACACCTTATGAAGATAGCTTGGATGCAATAGAATATTTAAAAAGAAAGGGATTCAAATTAGGTATAATAACTAATAGTGACGGAGAATGGGGTAATAAAAAACAGAGAATCAACAGATTTCCATTAGTATCATATTTTGATATAATCACTATAAGTGGTGAAAACAACATAAAACCTAAACCTAATGTGCAACCATTTATATTATCTTGTGAAAAACTCAATCTCTCAGTAAACCAGTGTCTTATGGTTGGAGATGATCCAATTAAAGATTGCTTAGCTGCCAAGAAGGCTGGTTTATATTCCATATTGGTTGATAGAGAAGGAAAAGTCAAATTCGCAGAACTTTATGCGGATTTTGTAATTCAAAATCTAAAACAGTTAGAAGAGATTTTTTAG
- a CDS encoding elongation factor EF-2: MPRYKTVEQVLSLMKDITRVRNIGIIAHVDHGKTTTSDTLLAAAGIISQKVAGEALALDYLSVEQQRGITVKAANISLYHEIEGKGYVINLIDTPGHVDFSGRVTRSLRILDGSIVVVDAVEGIMTQTETVLRQSLEERVRPILFINKVDRLVKELKLSPQEIQKKLIDMIVEINNLIEMYAEPEYKDAWKIKPELGNVVFGSAKDKWGFSVPIAQKKGVKFSDVVNAYSSGDKSKVEELANRVPIHEALLETVIKFVPNPRDAQKYRIPKIWKGDLDSDIAKAMINADPNGPIVLMISDMKVDPHAGLVATGRVFSGTLRAGEEIWLVNAKRQQRVLQVSLYMGPTRELAEEIPAGNIAAALGLDQARSGETAVDIKYKDANVGSFESLHYVSEPVVTISVEPKNPKDLNKMIDALRKLSIEDPNLLVKINEETGEYLLSGMGFLHLEVSLQLLKENYGVDVVTSPPIVVYRESIRTKSQVFEGKSPNKHNKLYISVEPLNEQTIELIANGTIKEDMDSKEMARILKEQADWDYDEAKKIVAIDENINVFVNATSGVQHLREVMDTILQGFRLAMKEGPLAHEPIRGLKVVLHDAIIHEDPAHRGPAQLYPAVRNAIFAGFLTSKPTLLEPLQKLDIRVPMDFVGNVSGVITRKRGKILNMTQMGSIARITAEIPVSESFELASELRAASAGRAFWGTEFSRWAPVPDSLLLDVIMKIRERKGLPKELPKVEDFLA; encoded by the coding sequence TTGCCCCGATATAAGACAGTTGAGCAAGTTCTTAGTTTAATGAAAGATATTACTAGAGTAAGAAATATTGGAATAATTGCTCATGTAGATCACGGAAAGACTACAACTAGTGATACTTTATTAGCTGCAGCCGGTATAATTTCACAAAAAGTTGCTGGAGAGGCATTAGCATTAGACTACCTTTCCGTAGAACAACAAAGAGGTATTACAGTAAAGGCAGCAAACATAAGCTTGTACCACGAAATAGAAGGAAAAGGTTACGTAATTAATTTAATTGATACTCCTGGTCACGTTGATTTTAGCGGTAGAGTAACTAGAAGCCTTAGAATATTAGATGGTTCTATTGTTGTTGTTGATGCAGTAGAGGGAATAATGACTCAGACAGAAACTGTACTAAGACAAAGCCTTGAAGAAAGAGTAAGACCTATACTTTTCATTAATAAAGTAGATAGATTAGTTAAAGAACTAAAGTTAAGCCCGCAAGAAATACAGAAGAAACTAATAGATATGATAGTAGAGATAAATAACTTAATCGAAATGTATGCAGAACCCGAATATAAGGACGCTTGGAAAATAAAACCAGAATTAGGTAATGTGGTATTTGGATCAGCAAAAGATAAGTGGGGATTTAGCGTACCAATAGCACAGAAAAAAGGAGTTAAATTCAGTGATGTAGTAAATGCATATTCTAGTGGGGATAAATCAAAAGTAGAAGAACTAGCTAACAGAGTTCCTATACATGAAGCATTATTAGAAACTGTTATTAAATTTGTTCCAAATCCTAGAGATGCACAAAAATATAGAATTCCTAAAATCTGGAAAGGAGATCTAGATAGCGATATAGCAAAAGCAATGATAAACGCAGATCCTAACGGACCTATTGTCCTTATGATAAGTGATATGAAAGTTGATCCACATGCCGGTTTAGTTGCTACTGGTAGAGTATTCTCTGGAACATTAAGAGCTGGAGAAGAAATATGGTTAGTAAACGCAAAAAGACAACAAAGAGTTTTACAAGTAAGCCTTTACATGGGACCAACAAGAGAATTAGCTGAAGAGATTCCTGCTGGTAATATAGCTGCAGCTTTAGGACTAGATCAAGCTAGATCTGGAGAGACAGCAGTAGATATAAAGTATAAAGATGCGAATGTAGGTTCATTTGAATCTCTACATTATGTATCAGAACCTGTAGTAACAATATCTGTTGAGCCAAAGAATCCAAAAGATCTTAATAAGATGATTGATGCACTTAGAAAACTAAGTATTGAGGATCCAAACTTACTTGTAAAGATTAATGAGGAGACTGGTGAATATTTGCTTTCAGGTATGGGATTCTTACATCTTGAAGTTTCATTACAATTATTGAAAGAAAATTACGGTGTAGATGTTGTAACCTCACCACCAATTGTAGTCTATAGAGAAAGCATAAGAACTAAGAGCCAAGTATTCGAAGGCAAATCTCCTAATAAACATAATAAACTATATATCAGCGTTGAACCATTAAATGAACAGACAATTGAGTTAATCGCTAATGGAACTATAAAAGAGGATATGGATTCTAAAGAAATGGCAAGAATACTTAAAGAACAAGCAGACTGGGACTACGATGAAGCTAAGAAGATAGTTGCTATAGATGAAAACATAAATGTATTTGTGAATGCTACAAGCGGTGTACAACATCTAAGGGAAGTAATGGATACCATACTTCAAGGGTTTAGATTAGCGATGAAAGAAGGACCATTAGCTCATGAACCAATAAGAGGATTAAAAGTTGTATTGCATGATGCTATTATCCATGAAGACCCAGCTCATAGAGGACCAGCTCAGTTATATCCAGCCGTTAGGAATGCTATATTTGCTGGGTTCTTAACTTCTAAACCAACATTACTAGAACCTTTACAAAAGCTAGATATCAGAGTTCCAATGGATTTCGTTGGAAACGTCTCTGGCGTTATAACTAGGAAAAGAGGAAAAATACTCAATATGACTCAGATGGGTAGTATAGCCAGAATTACAGCAGAAATTCCAGTTTCTGAATCTTTTGAACTTGCAAGCGAGCTTAGAGCAGCAAGTGCAGGCAGAGCGTTCTGGGGTACAGAATTTAGTAGATGGGCTCCAGTTCCAGATAGCCTATTATTAGATGTAATTATGAAAATAAGAGAGAGAAAAGGCCTGCCTAAGGAGTTGCCTAAGGTAGAGGACTTCTTAGCGTGA
- a CDS encoding NAD(P)/FAD-dependent oxidoreductase, producing MQQLNQHNEIYDVIIVGAGIAGLSAALYTSRQRMKTLVVSKDLGGQLTLTDLIENYPVVEPLSGLSLARKVESQAKRFGAKFIYGEEIYKIDKKGDIFELQGILGSYKAKTVILAFGKTPRELNVPGEKEFKGKGVSYCAICDAAFFKDKPAAVVGEGEPGVEAIELLSKYARPAYYISMSTQLVGGDEGTLKSILNNENIKMFLGYKVIRIIGNSKVEGIVIQNSKTKEDKILNVDGVIIEMGYVLRTEFLKDFIKLNEKGEIIVDELGRTNVEGIFAAGDVTNTPYKQAVVAAAEGVKAALSAYNYLRSKSGLPPVNVDWKAEKQKAVVSFRL from the coding sequence ATGCAACAATTGAATCAACATAATGAAATATATGATGTAATCATAGTAGGAGCAGGAATTGCTGGGCTAAGTGCCGCTTTATATACCTCAAGGCAAAGAATGAAAACGTTAGTTGTCTCAAAAGATTTAGGAGGACAACTAACATTAACTGATCTCATAGAGAATTATCCTGTAGTTGAGCCTTTAAGTGGACTTAGTTTAGCGCGAAAGGTAGAGTCGCAGGCAAAGAGGTTTGGAGCTAAATTCATCTATGGAGAAGAAATATACAAGATAGATAAAAAAGGCGATATTTTTGAACTTCAAGGTATTTTAGGAAGTTATAAGGCTAAGACTGTTATTTTAGCGTTCGGTAAGACACCTAGAGAACTTAATGTGCCGGGTGAGAAAGAATTTAAAGGTAAAGGTGTATCGTATTGTGCAATTTGTGATGCTGCATTTTTTAAAGATAAGCCAGCTGCAGTTGTAGGAGAAGGAGAGCCTGGCGTAGAAGCTATAGAACTTCTTTCAAAATATGCAAGACCTGCTTATTATATTTCTATGTCTACTCAGTTGGTTGGAGGAGATGAGGGCACATTAAAGTCAATATTGAACAATGAAAATATAAAAATGTTTTTAGGATATAAAGTGATTAGAATTATTGGAAATTCTAAAGTTGAGGGAATAGTTATACAAAATTCTAAGACAAAAGAAGATAAAATTCTAAATGTAGATGGAGTAATAATAGAAATGGGTTATGTTTTACGAACAGAGTTCTTAAAAGATTTTATAAAACTCAATGAAAAAGGAGAAATAATAGTAGATGAATTAGGAAGAACTAATGTAGAAGGAATATTCGCTGCTGGTGATGTTACAAATACTCCATACAAGCAAGCTGTTGTAGCTGCTGCAGAAGGAGTGAAAGCTGCACTTTCTGCGTACAACTATTTAAGGAGCAAGTCTGGCTTACCTCCAGTAAATGTTGATTGGAAAGCAGAAAAACAGAAAGCTGTAGTTTCATTTAGGCTCTAA
- the xpf gene encoding 3'-flap repair endonuclease Xpf, whose product MMLRIYADYREKNSGVPDIIKELGAIVIFDNLSVGDYVISDEIAIERKSVEDLVNSVFDKRFFDQLSRLSEAYAKPFILIEGDMEKVRKITSRWKAINSALTSAILEFDLRVVYSNDRKESAEIIYKIAEKSSTSQNKKILNLHEKPKFESLRDMQLYVVEAFPQIGSKLAERLLEKFGSIERICNASVSELEKVLESRKKAEEIYKVIHTTYTNKKEERNNKTSLLDFLEPK is encoded by the coding sequence TTGATGCTTAGAATTTATGCTGATTATCGTGAAAAGAACAGCGGAGTCCCAGATATTATTAAAGAATTAGGTGCTATTGTAATTTTTGATAATTTGAGTGTAGGAGATTATGTTATATCTGATGAAATAGCAATAGAAAGAAAAAGCGTAGAGGACTTGGTTAACTCTGTATTTGATAAAAGATTCTTTGATCAATTAAGTAGATTAAGTGAAGCTTACGCTAAACCTTTCATACTAATTGAAGGTGATATGGAAAAAGTTAGAAAAATTACCTCTAGATGGAAGGCTATAAATTCTGCCTTAACAAGTGCTATTTTAGAGTTTGATCTACGAGTAGTGTACTCCAATGATAGGAAAGAATCTGCTGAAATCATTTACAAAATAGCTGAGAAAAGTTCTACCTCTCAGAATAAAAAAATATTAAACCTTCATGAAAAACCAAAATTTGAGAGTTTAAGGGATATGCAGCTATATGTAGTTGAAGCTTTTCCTCAAATTGGGAGTAAATTAGCAGAGAGATTATTAGAAAAATTTGGAAGCATAGAAAGAATTTGTAATGCAAGTGTATCCGAGCTAGAAAAAGTTCTGGAGAGTAGAAAGAAAGCTGAGGAAATATATAAAGTTATACATACAACATATACGAATAAAAAGGAGGAAAGAAATAATAAAACTTCTTTGCTTGACTTCTTAGAGCCTAAATGA
- a CDS encoding prefoldin subunit beta: protein MTERIPPELQTQLVKLQQLQDQLNRLLTEKNVIDSELREVNKILQELSQLPAGTTVYKIVGNLLVKTDKETVQKELDDRKEILELRSRTYQKQENLLRTQLEDLQKKVNELLAKYYPQSGGAIKA, encoded by the coding sequence ATGACAGAGAGAATTCCCCCTGAACTTCAAACACAATTAGTAAAATTACAACAATTACAAGATCAATTAAATAGACTTCTTACTGAAAAAAATGTAATAGATAGTGAATTAAGAGAAGTAAATAAAATACTTCAAGAGCTCTCTCAATTACCAGCTGGTACGACAGTTTACAAAATAGTTGGAAATTTACTAGTTAAAACAGATAAAGAAACAGTACAAAAGGAGTTAGATGATAGGAAAGAAATTTTAGAATTAAGATCTAGAACTTATCAGAAACAAGAAAACTTACTGAGAACGCAACTAGAAGATTTGCAGAAAAAAGTAAATGAACTACTTGCAAAGTATTATCCCCAAAGTGGGGGAGCTATAAAGGCATAA
- a CDS encoding KEOPS complex subunit Pcc1, with translation MIEIKILINSTEEERQLIFNSVLPEGIDTKYIRIDRENSEIIIKAPTISRGRAIMNSYISWIYTILETIKRVNKDDRENSP, from the coding sequence ATGATAGAAATAAAAATATTAATTAACTCTACTGAAGAAGAAAGACAGCTTATATTTAATTCTGTATTACCAGAGGGTATAGACACTAAGTATATCAGAATAGATAGAGAGAACTCGGAAATTATAATAAAAGCACCTACAATAAGTAGGGGTAGAGCTATAATGAACTCTTATATATCCTGGATATACACAATATTGGAGACAATAAAAAGGGTGAATAAGGATGACAGAGAGAATTCCCCCTGA
- a CDS encoding Brix domain-containing protein yields MLIHRIEIVFTSSRDAPLRVRTFLNELTYVFPNSIKINRGRQSLKDIIAKSIYLNSKYLVIIDVIKGNPGRFRVYDLTSKMLKYNFIIYGVTLLTELKLHRTLIKRGCIGKIEDQKIKNMLIDLGYIYIENCDVYANGDYIIKDNNYVFELKFTKDDKILGPVIRFQLYDRNKNIN; encoded by the coding sequence TTGCTTATACACCGTATTGAAATAGTTTTTACTTCAAGTCGTGACGCTCCATTAAGAGTAAGAACTTTTTTAAATGAGTTGACTTATGTTTTTCCTAATTCCATAAAGATTAATAGAGGTAGACAAAGTCTTAAAGATATTATAGCTAAATCAATTTATTTAAACTCAAAATATCTAGTTATAATCGATGTCATAAAGGGAAACCCAGGTAGATTTAGAGTATACGACCTTACATCAAAAATGCTTAAATATAACTTTATAATTTATGGTGTAACATTACTTACAGAATTAAAATTACATAGAACATTAATCAAAAGAGGATGTATAGGAAAAATTGAAGATCAGAAAATAAAAAATATGTTAATTGATCTAGGTTACATATATATTGAAAATTGCGATGTATATGCTAATGGAGATTACATAATAAAAGACAATAATTATGTATTTGAACTGAAATTCACGAAAGATGATAAAATATTAGGACCTGTCATTAGATTTCAGCTATATGATAGAAATAAAAATATTAATTAA
- a CDS encoding 50S ribosomal protein L37ae: protein MGKVTGIAGRFGARYGSSVRKKWKEIMEKRYQDHQCPVCKTTGKVVRIASGVWYCKKCGAKWAGLAYTPY from the coding sequence ATGGGAAAAGTTACAGGAATTGCTGGTAGATTTGGTGCACGATACGGCTCTTCAGTCAGGAAGAAATGGAAAGAGATAATGGAAAAACGGTATCAAGATCATCAATGTCCCGTATGTAAAACAACCGGAAAAGTGGTTAGAATAGCTTCTGGGGTATGGTATTGTAAAAAGTGTGGTGCTAAGTGGGCAGGTCTTGCTTATACACCGTATTGA
- the rrp42 gene encoding exosome complex protein Rrp42: MSITPSNQNITSLLKKESILNALERGIRLDGRKNSDYRPISVTLNYAKKAEGSALVKLGDTMVLAGVKLEEEEPFPDTPNQGNLVVNVELLPLAYETFEPGPPDENAIELARVVDRSLRDSKAVDLSKLVIIPGKKVWTAWVDVYVLDYGGNVLDACTLAAVAALYNTKLPKVEIEGDNVKIIKEEKTDVTPIAYPVVTVTVAKIGKYLVVDPSLDEESIADVKISFSYVQDGRIVGMQKSNFGSLSLQEVDVAESLARSASQKLFEELKKQINM; encoded by the coding sequence ATGTCAATCACGCCTTCTAATCAAAACATAACTTCCTTGCTTAAAAAAGAAAGTATATTAAACGCATTAGAAAGAGGTATTAGATTAGATGGAAGAAAGAATAGTGATTATAGACCAATTTCTGTTACACTCAATTATGCTAAAAAAGCCGAAGGTTCAGCTTTGGTAAAACTAGGAGATACAATGGTTTTAGCCGGTGTAAAATTAGAGGAGGAAGAACCGTTTCCAGATACTCCAAACCAGGGAAACTTAGTAGTTAACGTAGAACTCCTTCCTTTAGCTTACGAGACATTTGAGCCAGGACCACCAGATGAAAATGCTATAGAATTAGCTAGAGTTGTGGATAGAAGCCTTAGAGATTCAAAAGCAGTTGATCTATCTAAATTAGTTATTATACCAGGTAAAAAAGTATGGACTGCATGGGTCGATGTATATGTTCTTGATTATGGAGGAAATGTATTAGATGCTTGTACTTTAGCAGCAGTTGCGGCTCTATATAATACTAAACTTCCTAAAGTTGAAATAGAAGGAGATAATGTAAAAATAATAAAAGAGGAAAAAACTGATGTAACTCCAATTGCTTATCCAGTAGTCACTGTTACTGTTGCTAAAATAGGTAAGTATCTTGTTGTAGATCCAAGTTTAGATGAAGAAAGTATTGCAGATGTAAAAATCTCATTCTCTTACGTACAAGATGGTAGAATAGTAGGAATGCAAAAGAGTAATTTTGGAAGCTTAAGCTTACAAGAAGTAGATGTTGCAGAAAGTTTAGCAAGATCAGCTTCACAGAAATTATTCGAAGAGCTTAAAAAGCAAATTAATATGTAA
- the rrp41 gene encoding exosome complex exonuclease Rrp41 — protein MIQLQKPRLILDNGLRLDGRKPDEMRPIKIELGVLKNADGSAIFEMGNTKVIAAVYGPKEMHPRHLALPDRAVLRVRYHMTPFSTDERKNPAPSRREIELSKVIREALESTILVELFPRTVIDVFMEVLQADAGTRLVSLMAASMALADAGIPMRDLIAGVAVGKADGVLVLDLNEPEDMWGEADMPVAMMPSLKQVALLQLNGNMTPQEFRQALEMAQKGIETIYNLEKEAIRSKYAELKEE, from the coding sequence ATGATTCAGCTACAAAAACCGAGGCTAATACTTGATAATGGACTACGATTAGACGGTAGAAAGCCAGATGAAATGAGACCTATAAAGATAGAATTGGGCGTTTTGAAGAATGCTGACGGCTCAGCAATATTCGAAATGGGAAATACAAAAGTTATTGCAGCAGTTTATGGCCCAAAAGAAATGCATCCTAGACATTTAGCTTTGCCAGATAGAGCCGTATTAAGAGTTAGATACCATATGACTCCTTTCTCTACTGACGAAAGAAAAAATCCTGCTCCTAGTCGAAGAGAAATAGAACTGTCTAAAGTAATAAGGGAAGCATTAGAATCAACAATCTTAGTAGAATTATTTCCAAGAACTGTTATAGATGTATTCATGGAAGTTTTACAAGCAGATGCAGGAACAAGATTAGTTTCTTTAATGGCTGCATCTATGGCTTTGGCTGATGCAGGAATTCCTATGAGAGACTTAATAGCTGGTGTAGCAGTAGGAAAAGCGGATGGAGTTTTAGTATTAGATTTAAACGAGCCAGAAGATATGTGGGGAGAAGCTGATATGCCAGTAGCTATGATGCCGTCACTTAAGCAAGTTGCGTTACTCCAACTAAATGGAAATATGACACCACAAGAGTTTAGACAAGCATTAGAGATGGCTCAAAAAGGAATTGAAACAATATATAATTTAGAAAAAGAAGCCATTAGGAGCAAATATGCAGAATTAAAGGAGGAATAA
- the rrp4 gene encoding exosome complex RNA-binding protein Rrp4: MSNSKIYFEDRSIVTPGDLIAEGDFQIPWSPYYYKIGNKYYSSITGLIEVKENLFEIVPLEGHRYIPKVGDTVIGLIEDVEIYGWVLDIKSPYSAYLPASSFLGRPVSPGEDLRRYLNLGDYVIAKIETYDRTINPILSIKGKGLGRVSSGIVIDIPPVKVPRVIGKNRSMLDTLTSETGCEILVAQNGRILANCATKMIEEALVEAIQIIEKESHIKGLTEKIRKFLREKLGETKNDSATKTEANT, encoded by the coding sequence ATGTCTAATAGTAAGATATATTTTGAAGATAGAAGCATAGTCACCCCAGGAGATTTAATTGCCGAAGGAGACTTTCAAATACCATGGTCACCATATTATTATAAGATAGGAAATAAATATTATTCGTCCATAACAGGTTTAATAGAAGTCAAGGAAAATTTATTTGAGATAGTTCCATTAGAAGGACATAGATATATCCCGAAAGTTGGTGATACAGTTATTGGATTAATAGAAGATGTTGAAATTTATGGATGGGTTCTGGATATAAAATCACCTTATTCTGCATACTTACCAGCTTCTTCATTCTTAGGTAGGCCAGTTAGCCCAGGAGAGGACTTGCGTAGATACCTTAATTTGGGAGATTACGTAATTGCTAAAATAGAAACCTATGATAGAACGATAAATCCTATTTTATCTATAAAAGGGAAAGGTTTAGGAAGAGTATCTAGCGGAATAGTAATTGATATACCTCCAGTAAAAGTCCCGAGAGTAATCGGGAAAAACAGAAGCATGCTTGACACATTAACTAGCGAAACAGGCTGTGAAATTCTTGTTGCTCAAAATGGAAGAATACTAGCTAATTGTGCTACTAAGATGATTGAAGAAGCTTTAGTTGAAGCTATTCAGATTATAGAAAAAGAATCTCATATAAAAGGACTAACGGAAAAAATAAGAAAGTTTTTGAGAGAAAAATTAGGTGAGACAAAAAATGATTCAGCTACAAAAACCGAGGCTAATACTTGA